From a single Gimesia fumaroli genomic region:
- a CDS encoding sensor histidine kinase, whose protein sequence is MKIYGKYWLLVVLLIVVSCADSLLVASNLAGPLTALAISLFASLAGWYWLVKNIQKDQQQVASYLRNPNLTRPGFQRKNFFGSIFTEAIHKIEESDTELTSTKQVKTMLKARVNTLLKKEALLESVLGCLDHGVLVFDAQHELEFSNTAANPFLIPESDRLENHLDSSLSLGKALINNAVIPELSQLLAKTIERKAATQHRRIEFDFTVNGTRSHFRAIATNLRDEHEQVLGTVVVVENIGEENNQKTKHAEFVSSVAHELKTPMSGIKAYVEMLIDGDCDEEESQELYGFINQQIDRLTRLVNSMLNLARIESGVVEIKRHDCELNDILKSSADVISPNATEKDIAFSTELSDLYLPVHVDKDMLGQAIINLLSNAVKYTPHGHEVRLRSRMEDASAVIEVRDTGLGIPEDSLPHIFDRFYRVPENNASAAGTGLGLALVHFIVTNVHNGAISVQSKVNEGTCFTITIPLGHKEQKKKKQLASPANA, encoded by the coding sequence ATGAAAATTTATGGCAAATATTGGCTGCTGGTTGTGTTGCTCATCGTTGTGAGCTGCGCGGACAGTCTGCTTGTAGCCAGCAATCTAGCCGGACCATTAACCGCGTTAGCGATATCACTGTTTGCATCACTGGCAGGCTGGTATTGGCTGGTGAAAAACATACAAAAGGATCAACAACAGGTCGCATCCTATCTGAGAAATCCCAATTTAACGCGCCCGGGATTCCAGCGTAAAAACTTTTTCGGCAGCATCTTCACAGAAGCAATCCATAAAATTGAGGAATCGGATACTGAGCTGACATCAACAAAACAAGTCAAAACAATGTTGAAAGCACGGGTCAATACCTTGCTCAAAAAAGAGGCTTTGCTGGAATCGGTACTGGGCTGTCTGGATCACGGAGTCCTGGTATTCGACGCACAACATGAACTGGAATTTTCCAATACTGCTGCGAACCCGTTTCTGATCCCGGAATCGGATCGATTAGAAAATCACCTTGATTCAAGCCTGTCTTTAGGAAAAGCATTAATAAACAATGCTGTTATCCCGGAGCTTTCCCAGTTGCTGGCAAAAACAATTGAACGTAAAGCTGCTACTCAACACAGACGTATTGAGTTCGATTTTACCGTCAATGGAACCAGATCTCACTTCCGAGCCATCGCGACCAACCTGCGTGACGAACACGAGCAAGTTCTGGGAACGGTTGTAGTTGTGGAAAATATCGGTGAAGAAAACAATCAGAAAACAAAACACGCAGAATTTGTCTCATCAGTGGCACACGAATTGAAAACGCCCATGTCGGGGATCAAGGCTTACGTCGAGATGCTGATAGACGGCGACTGTGACGAAGAAGAATCGCAGGAACTGTACGGCTTTATCAATCAACAGATTGATCGCCTGACACGACTGGTTAACAGTATGCTCAACCTGGCCCGTATCGAAAGCGGCGTGGTGGAAATTAAACGGCATGATTGCGAGTTGAATGATATCCTGAAATCGTCCGCTGATGTGATCTCTCCGAACGCCACGGAAAAAGATATTGCATTTTCTACGGAATTGAGTGATCTGTATTTACCCGTGCATGTCGACAAAGACATGCTGGGGCAGGCGATTATTAACCTGTTATCAAATGCAGTCAAATATACACCTCACGGCCATGAAGTCCGCTTGCGCAGTCGCATGGAAGATGCTTCAGCCGTGATTGAAGTTCGTGATACGGGACTGGGAATTCCAGAGGATTCCCTGCCTCATATCTTTGATCGCTTCTACCGCGTTCCTGAAAACAATGCTTCGGCAGCAGGAACAGGACTGGGGCTGGCACTGGTACATTTCATTGTGACCAACGTTCACAATGGTGCGATTTCAGTTCAATCGAAAGTAAACGAGGGAACCTGTTTCACCATCACGATTCCGTTAGGCCACAAAGAGCAGAAGAAGAAAAAACAGCTGGCATCGCCGGCGAATGCCTGA
- a CDS encoding response regulator → MTHLIYVCDDDSHIVRAISMKLRKAGFEVECFPDGFACWEKVQVRTPQMIITDLQMPRMNGLELCGKIRDFPESQTIPVTLLTGKGFEFDHDEYIKTLKITNVMVKPFSPKKLLTQVQESLNLTNDVIG, encoded by the coding sequence ATGACTCATCTGATTTATGTATGTGATGATGATTCACACATTGTTCGCGCTATCAGCATGAAACTCAGAAAAGCGGGTTTCGAAGTGGAATGTTTTCCCGATGGTTTTGCCTGCTGGGAAAAGGTACAAGTTCGCACACCGCAGATGATCATCACCGACCTGCAAATGCCGCGTATGAATGGACTGGAGCTTTGTGGAAAAATTCGCGATTTTCCGGAATCCCAGACGATTCCCGTTACATTACTGACTGGTAAAGGTTTTGAATTTGATCATGATGAATACATCAAAACATTGAAAATCACCAACGTGATGGTCAAACCATTTAGCCCTAAAAAACTACTCACCCAGGTTCAAGAAAGTCTGAACCTGACTAACGATGTGATTGGTTAA
- a CDS encoding sensor domain-containing diguanylate cyclase codes for MRNYYTAIQFWSYSLLVVCLCPLAVFLGSYMGWPLGIAPLLLLAPITVLAAISSPRICSWTITVLAVGACFAEIVFRSDISEVKTTYPLSIMSAAVLIGLTLLIDAYIGKLRGKLSQIYNQNDELVRQLYESQRETKPTSAKSYSNDKGNTKEKPQTDSKENTDAEIGVNYPLLLLTLQDIGRRISTNQSNESLIPTVISTAKASLQCEYCQVYLWDSKANALKNALPVRNRDKHEYRPVPNSGVAAWVIENRQIVMRNDAEKDYRLKRILEEDPHMPDAIAPLTVGSELIGLLIIDKVDIESPTIGRLIYILSNIYALGIKNSQLFKRIEEMASRDGLTGLLNHATFQDKLQELIKNAEAQSTTLSIIMSDIDHFKSFNDTYGHQAGDFVLKEVARIWKTVMPENAIVARYGGEEFIGVLADHEYSQAAQIAEDLRETLENCPILFEGQQLQVTASFGVTELRHPATTTNELVKVADEYLYKAKEAGRNQVAGAAPNSNRKHST; via the coding sequence ATGCGAAATTATTATACTGCCATCCAGTTCTGGTCTTATTCGCTGCTGGTAGTCTGCTTATGTCCGCTCGCCGTTTTTCTGGGTTCGTACATGGGCTGGCCGCTCGGTATCGCACCGTTACTGCTTTTGGCTCCCATTACAGTTCTGGCAGCGATTTCGTCACCCAGAATCTGCTCCTGGACGATTACGGTCTTAGCCGTTGGCGCCTGTTTTGCAGAAATCGTTTTCCGTTCTGATATCAGTGAAGTCAAAACCACTTATCCACTCAGCATCATGAGCGCCGCGGTATTGATCGGGTTGACGCTATTGATCGATGCGTACATTGGAAAACTGCGCGGGAAACTATCACAGATTTATAACCAGAATGACGAGCTGGTTCGCCAGTTATATGAATCTCAGAGAGAGACGAAACCCACGTCGGCGAAATCCTATTCAAACGATAAGGGTAACACAAAAGAAAAACCACAAACCGATTCGAAAGAAAATACAGATGCCGAAATCGGCGTTAATTATCCTCTATTACTTCTGACCCTGCAGGATATTGGCCGCCGCATCTCAACAAATCAATCAAATGAATCGCTGATCCCCACAGTCATCAGTACGGCCAAAGCTTCGTTGCAATGCGAATACTGTCAAGTTTATCTCTGGGACAGTAAAGCGAACGCATTGAAAAATGCTTTACCGGTCCGAAATCGTGATAAACACGAATATCGGCCCGTTCCCAACAGTGGTGTTGCAGCCTGGGTCATCGAAAATCGTCAGATCGTCATGAGAAACGACGCCGAAAAAGACTATCGGTTGAAACGCATTCTGGAAGAAGATCCGCACATGCCGGATGCGATCGCACCACTGACTGTCGGTTCCGAGCTCATCGGCCTGCTCATCATCGACAAGGTCGATATCGAATCTCCAACTATTGGTCGGTTGATTTACATTCTTTCCAATATTTACGCGCTGGGTATCAAGAACTCTCAGCTGTTTAAACGGATCGAAGAAATGGCCAGTCGTGATGGTCTAACCGGACTGCTTAACCATGCCACTTTTCAGGATAAGCTGCAAGAGTTGATTAAAAATGCGGAAGCACAATCAACAACGCTCAGTATTATCATGAGCGACATCGATCATTTCAAATCGTTCAATGATACCTACGGGCATCAGGCTGGAGACTTCGTTCTAAAAGAAGTCGCGCGTATCTGGAAAACTGTCATGCCGGAGAATGCTATTGTTGCCCGATATGGAGGCGAAGAATTTATCGGCGTATTAGCAGATCATGAATATTCTCAGGCAGCACAAATTGCCGAAGATCTGCGCGAAACACTCGAAAATTGCCCGATTCTTTTTGAAGGACAGCAGTTACAGGTGACGGCCAGTTTTGGTGTGACTGAACTTAGACACCCTGCCACCACAACCAACGAACTCGTGAAAGTGGCAGACGAATATTTATACAAGGCTAAAGAAGCCGGTCGAAATCAAGTCGCGGGCGCTGCACCAAATTCAAATAGAAAACACAGTACGTAG
- a CDS encoding STAS domain-containing protein has translation MQITTEIFGNVLVAHTPDELTDDTSTDFVNALSTAINDQHYQVVLQMDRSELLDSAGLTALLDLQDLTREQGGNLKISGLEDPGKKILEMTRIDQRIDLFDSVIEAVSSFH, from the coding sequence ATGCAGATTACAACAGAAATATTTGGAAATGTGCTGGTAGCACACACACCAGACGAATTAACGGATGATACATCCACCGATTTCGTCAACGCTCTGTCTACGGCTATTAATGACCAACATTATCAGGTCGTCCTGCAGATGGATCGTAGTGAGTTACTGGATAGTGCGGGACTGACGGCGTTGTTGGACTTACAGGACCTGACACGCGAACAAGGGGGCAACCTGAAAATCAGCGGGCTGGAAGACCCCGGAAAGAAAATTCTGGAAATGACGCGTATCGATCAGCGAATTGACCTGTTCGATTCTGTGATCGAGGCCGTTTCCAGTTTTCATTAG